A window of the Bacillus andreraoultii genome harbors these coding sequences:
- a CDS encoding indolepyruvate ferredoxin oxidoreductase subunit alpha — translation MAFVITAPCKDELAAECVDVCPVDCIEKGEDQYYIDPAICIDCGACQAVCPVEAIYYEEDLRPDEQPYFEKAKEFFSK, via the coding sequence GTGGCTTTTGTAATTACTGCACCATGTAAAGATGAACTTGCAGCAGAATGTGTTGATGTATGCCCAGTTGATTGTATAGAAAAAGGGGAAGATCAATACTATATTGATCCAGCCATTTGTATTGATTGTGGTGCTTGCCAAGCAGTGTGTCCAGTCGAGGCAATCTATTATGAAGAAGATTTAAGACCGGATGAACAACCGTATTTTGAAAAAGCAAAAGAATTTTTCAGTAAGTAA
- a CDS encoding ECF transporter S component, with protein sequence MKVKKLSLLAIFISLSVVGAMIKVPAPISSVALDLLPALVGVVVLGRNAGSLVACLGHLLSALFGGMPLGPFHMLIAFEMALLVYGFGYIYQKGKRILAAIFLVIGNTFVASLPFLFIIGIGFYVGMIPSLFIGSVINAALAIILAPSVETYFVKRLHI encoded by the coding sequence ATGAAAGTAAAGAAACTAAGTTTGTTAGCTATTTTTATTTCTTTATCTGTTGTCGGGGCGATGATTAAAGTACCTGCACCAATCTCGAGTGTTGCTTTAGATCTCTTGCCTGCATTAGTTGGCGTTGTAGTACTAGGAAGAAATGCTGGTTCTCTTGTTGCATGCCTTGGTCATCTTCTATCCGCCTTATTCGGTGGTATGCCACTCGGACCATTCCATATGTTAATCGCGTTTGAGATGGCTCTTCTTGTGTATGGATTTGGTTATATTTATCAAAAGGGGAAACGAATATTGGCTGCAATCTTTTTAGTGATTGGAAACACATTTGTTGCGAGTTTACCTTTCCTTTTTATCATCGGAATTGGATTTTATGTCGGAATGATTCCATCTTTATTCATCGGTTCAGTGATTAATGCAGCCTTAGCTATTATTCTCGCACCAAGTGTAGAAACATATTTCGTAAAACGATTACATATATAG
- a CDS encoding ring-cleaving dioxygenase, which yields MNKLKGIHHVTAITSSAEKIYEFFTYTLGVRLVKKTVNQDDIQTYHLFFADDKGSPGTDMTFFDFPGIPKGKHGTNEIYKTSFRVPTDAALAYWEKRFNRLNVKHTGIQEQFGKKTLSFTDFDEQQYQLISDERNSGVPSGSPWKKGPIPDEFAISGLGPIVVRVSYFDYFKQVSEQVLGFIEIDKEGSLHVFEMGDGGNGAEVWVEHNTVLPPSRQGYGTIHHAAFRVNNREELEAWDKAIRSFRIGTSGYVERYYFGSLYTRVSPDILFELATDGPGFMGDEPYETLGEKLSLPPYFEEQRKEIEGLVRHFDTVRSTKQFEKEYE from the coding sequence GTGAACAAATTAAAAGGAATTCACCATGTGACTGCAATTACGAGTAGTGCTGAAAAAATATATGAGTTTTTCACATATACATTGGGCGTACGATTAGTTAAAAAAACTGTGAACCAAGATGATATTCAAACATACCATTTATTTTTTGCTGATGATAAAGGGAGCCCGGGAACGGATATGACGTTTTTTGACTTTCCAGGCATTCCTAAAGGGAAACATGGAACAAACGAAATTTATAAAACATCATTCCGCGTGCCAACTGATGCGGCATTAGCTTACTGGGAAAAACGATTCAACCGACTTAATGTGAAACACACAGGCATTCAAGAGCAATTTGGCAAAAAGACACTTTCGTTTACTGATTTTGATGAACAACAATATCAACTAATATCAGATGAGAGAAATAGTGGTGTTCCATCGGGTAGCCCGTGGAAAAAAGGACCAATACCAGATGAGTTTGCAATATCTGGCCTTGGTCCAATTGTTGTTCGCGTGTCGTATTTTGATTATTTTAAACAAGTATCAGAACAAGTGCTTGGATTTATCGAAATAGACAAAGAAGGTTCCTTACATGTTTTTGAAATGGGTGATGGAGGAAATGGTGCCGAAGTTTGGGTAGAACATAATACGGTTCTTCCTCCTAGTAGACAAGGTTATGGCACCATACATCATGCTGCATTCCGAGTCAATAACCGGGAAGAGTTGGAAGCATGGGATAAGGCAATTAGAAGCTTCCGTATTGGCACATCTGGTTATGTGGAACGATATTACTTCGGTTCATTATATACCCGCGTCTCACCGGACATCTTATTTGAACTTGCAACAGATGGACCAGGGTTTATGGGAGATGAGCCGTATGAAACATTAGGCGAAAAACTATCACTACCACCATACTTTGAAGAACAGCGCAAAGAAATAGAAGGCTTAGTACGACATTTTGATACGGTCAGAAGTACGAAACAATTTGAAAAAGAATATGAGTAA
- a CDS encoding histidine phosphatase family protein, which translates to MVRLYIVRHGETEWNQEGRMQGSFDSKLTEKGKRYARLLSERLKPISFSKMICSPSKRAVDTAKILNSDCNGKIMLDERIVEMKMGRWQGMTEEEIQLQFYEDYKKYIDQPELYRNDDGETFQDVLARVKGFLMDIQSEPDDGNILIVTHGSFIQILLILLKGKRLTEVWTEPIVEGTSLTRIDIYQKKIHMICIGDMSHVRICDKK; encoded by the coding sequence ATGGTACGTTTGTATATTGTTAGACACGGTGAGACCGAATGGAATCAAGAAGGTCGGATGCAAGGAAGTTTTGATTCGAAACTAACAGAAAAAGGGAAAAGATACGCTAGACTACTAAGTGAACGACTCAAACCGATTTCTTTTTCGAAAATGATTTGTAGTCCGAGCAAAAGAGCTGTCGATACGGCGAAGATTCTTAATAGTGATTGTAATGGGAAAATAATGTTAGATGAGCGAATTGTAGAAATGAAAATGGGACGTTGGCAAGGAATGACTGAGGAAGAAATACAACTTCAATTCTATGAAGATTACAAAAAGTATATTGATCAACCGGAACTTTATCGAAATGATGATGGAGAGACGTTTCAAGATGTGCTTGCTCGTGTGAAAGGTTTTTTAATGGATATACAAAGCGAGCCAGACGATGGAAATATTTTAATTGTAACACACGGTTCGTTTATTCAAATTTTATTAATTTTGTTAAAAGGGAAACGTTTAACGGAGGTGTGGACGGAACCGATTGTTGAAGGGACGAGTTTGACACGCATCGATATCTATCAAAAGAAAATACATATGATATGTATAGGAGATATGAGTCATGTAAGAATATGTGATAAAAAATAG